Proteins encoded within one genomic window of Paraglaciecola psychrophila 170:
- a CDS encoding insulinase family protein, which yields MTVLTGRNTFFVLLIGASIMLNACGSTDQAKPVVISTQPELQSKIVKSPIDNREYASIVLDNQLEIMLVSDPSIEKSAAALSVAVGSLQEPKEFGGLAHYLEHMLFLGTSSYPTVGDYSEFVSRNGGSQNAYTQLDHTNYMVAVNNDAYDEALSRFSGFFYEATLDQRYADKERNAVHSEWTMKSPNDWVILEQLNGSTLNPEHPISQFNWGNLDSLVDKKDKKLQAALVDMYNTYYSANLMKGAMISNLPIADMTKLAKQHFGKIPNKNTPRPKMTAAVAKPEHLKKVVHYIPQTDMKQLRMNFVIENNVQQFAVKPNGYVNYLLANEMPGTLASTLRDAGLSDAVYSTFDADEYGNAGSFTLYIDLTETGVQNRDNVMGAVLQYLRLLREKGVNPRYFNEIKQSLINSFRFKEKTNDYNYAMKIAADLQHIPAEYVLSSAYEYQRFNPQAIQAVLDQLTLDNARIFYIDKQQPGEQSMEYFAGKYSVQDISSGLEQKWQQLSLQFALALPRANSLMPESFELVAATHTDKPAQLVSQLGHTLHLGHSALFKQPKGRVTLDLNTGLTKSSAKNHVLANLLDRGLGQQLTELQSEAGAAGMGLNASLSNGLSLTASGFTDKQGLLLASALKQILAFDISENELANLKASFKSDIQSSKRQILMNQLFPKFSQMVNLDEFSDEALLAEVDQISASDMTVFRDQLLKQANLRVFAFGNYSGQQVSELSDLVLSKLPENRQITEVYQTPVLQVEAGKIFSWQENVEMTDIGLINAYLAPRNDADLAAARLLSQIISPALFKQIRTEEQLAYAVGFFGQTFREQMLLAYYIQSPAKGLAEVDERIALFRKGFSEQLAAVTLEEFTTIKNSVLITLTQPAKNLSEEMGKFTDDWREQQWQFDSRERLIAGIQKTTLQDVLNLYKRIEGGKDFGQVLIQMRGTKFADKAFVEPKGVIKVTDIDSFHQQLRQ from the coding sequence ATGACCGTATTAACCGGACGCAACACCTTTTTCGTCCTTTTGATTGGCGCTAGCATCATGTTAAATGCCTGTGGCTCAACTGACCAAGCTAAGCCTGTGGTTATATCAACTCAGCCTGAACTGCAAAGTAAAATAGTCAAAAGTCCTATTGATAATCGTGAATACGCGTCCATAGTGCTAGATAACCAGCTAGAAATTATGTTGGTTTCTGATCCCAGTATCGAAAAGTCAGCCGCCGCCCTTAGTGTGGCTGTTGGGTCATTACAAGAGCCCAAGGAATTTGGTGGCTTGGCCCATTATCTTGAGCATATGTTATTTTTAGGCACTTCCAGTTATCCCACTGTAGGTGATTATAGTGAGTTTGTTAGCCGTAATGGCGGCAGTCAAAATGCTTATACGCAGTTAGACCACACCAATTATATGGTGGCCGTTAATAACGATGCCTATGATGAAGCCTTGTCACGCTTTAGTGGATTTTTCTATGAAGCGACGTTAGACCAACGTTATGCTGATAAAGAGCGAAATGCGGTGCATTCAGAATGGACCATGAAAAGTCCTAATGATTGGGTCATTTTAGAACAACTGAACGGATCTACTTTAAATCCAGAGCATCCCATTTCACAATTCAATTGGGGCAACCTAGACTCGTTAGTGGATAAAAAAGACAAAAAGCTACAGGCTGCTTTGGTCGATATGTATAACACTTATTATTCCGCCAACTTAATGAAAGGCGCGATGATCAGTAATTTACCTATTGCTGATATGACAAAGTTGGCTAAACAGCATTTTGGCAAAATACCGAATAAAAATACCCCTCGTCCAAAAATGACCGCAGCGGTAGCTAAACCCGAACATTTGAAAAAAGTGGTGCATTACATTCCGCAAACAGACATGAAGCAGTTACGGATGAATTTTGTGATTGAAAATAATGTCCAACAATTTGCGGTTAAACCTAATGGTTATGTCAACTATTTACTGGCCAACGAAATGCCTGGCACTTTAGCATCAACCTTACGTGATGCAGGATTAAGTGATGCAGTGTATTCAACCTTTGATGCGGATGAGTATGGTAATGCGGGCAGTTTCACTTTATACATCGATTTAACCGAAACCGGTGTACAAAATCGTGACAACGTCATGGGTGCAGTACTTCAATATTTACGGTTATTGCGGGAAAAAGGCGTTAACCCACGATACTTCAATGAAATTAAACAGTCACTCATCAATAGTTTTCGTTTTAAAGAAAAAACCAATGATTATAACTATGCGATGAAAATTGCTGCTGACTTGCAACACATTCCTGCTGAATATGTATTAAGCAGTGCCTACGAATATCAGCGTTTTAACCCTCAGGCGATCCAAGCTGTACTCGACCAATTAACGTTGGATAACGCGCGCATTTTTTACATAGATAAACAGCAACCTGGTGAGCAGAGTATGGAGTATTTTGCGGGTAAATACAGTGTGCAAGATATCAGTAGTGGTTTAGAGCAAAAGTGGCAACAATTGTCTTTGCAGTTCGCTTTAGCTTTGCCAAGAGCTAACAGTCTGATGCCAGAAAGCTTTGAATTGGTCGCAGCTACGCATACTGATAAACCTGCGCAACTCGTGTCACAGCTAGGACATACATTACACCTAGGCCATTCAGCGTTGTTCAAGCAGCCAAAGGGTCGGGTGACCCTTGATTTAAACACCGGGTTGACTAAATCTAGCGCAAAAAATCATGTTTTAGCTAACCTCTTAGACCGAGGCTTAGGTCAACAGTTAACTGAGCTTCAATCTGAAGCAGGCGCTGCAGGCATGGGATTAAATGCCAGTTTATCTAATGGTCTATCTCTCACTGCTAGCGGCTTTACTGATAAACAAGGGCTGTTGTTGGCTAGTGCACTAAAACAGATTCTAGCGTTTGATATAAGTGAAAATGAATTAGCTAATCTTAAAGCGAGCTTTAAGTCAGATATTCAAAGCAGTAAACGTCAAATTTTAATGAATCAGTTATTTCCTAAATTCAGTCAAATGGTGAACTTAGACGAGTTTAGTGACGAGGCATTACTTGCTGAAGTGGACCAAATTTCAGCCTCCGATATGACAGTCTTTAGAGATCAGTTGTTAAAACAAGCTAACTTGCGGGTATTTGCTTTTGGTAATTATTCTGGACAACAAGTGAGCGAGTTGTCCGATTTGGTCTTGAGTAAACTACCTGAAAACCGTCAAATAACCGAAGTGTATCAAACGCCAGTACTGCAAGTTGAAGCGGGTAAAATCTTCAGCTGGCAAGAAAACGTAGAAATGACTGACATAGGTTTAATCAATGCCTACTTAGCGCCGCGAAATGATGCTGATTTAGCTGCAGCAAGACTGTTATCACAAATTATTAGCCCTGCATTATTTAAACAAATCAGAACCGAAGAGCAACTGGCCTATGCAGTGGGCTTTTTTGGTCAAACATTTAGAGAACAAATGTTGCTGGCTTATTATATTCAATCACCCGCGAAAGGGCTGGCAGAAGTAGATGAACGAATTGCGTTATTCCGCAAAGGATTTTCTGAGCAGTTAGCCGCAGTGACTTTAGAAGAATTTACGACAATTAAAAATAGTGTATTGATAACTTTAACCCAGCCTGCAAAAAACCTTTCCGAAGAGATGGGCAAATTTACGGATGACTGGCGCGAACAGCAATGGCAATTCGATAGCCGAGAACGACTGATTGCGGGAATACAAAAAACCACTTTGCAAGACGTATTAAACCTTTATAAACGTATTGAAGGGGGGAAAGATTTCGGTCAGGTACTTATCCAAATGCGTGGTACTAAGTTTGCCGATAAAGCCTTTGTTGAACCTAAAGGTGTAATCAAGGTCACAGATATCGACAGCTTCCATCAGCAACTTAGACAGTAA
- a CDS encoding efflux RND transporter periplasmic adaptor subunit yields the protein MKTLYAVIVGGVGGAILTATIYSQFLSTEMDMTTSSSAEPNPLYWVAPMDPNYRRDEPGQSPMGMDLVPVFADSTKDDDPGVVRISPSVVNNLGVRTATVKLAILQESIKTVGYVQYNENNLLHVHPRVEGWIEKLYIKAAGEQVSKGEPLYALYSPELVNAQEEYLLAKKRNNQELTLAAESRLLALQMPAESLRQLKTNQVVQQTIVFKAPQSGVIDNLAIREGFFVKPGTTLMSIGALDDVWVKAEVFERQAAQVKVGQLVTMTLGFVPGKTWQGQVDYVYPTLDAQTRTLSVRLRFANEDMLLKPNMFAQVIIHNDSTQQKLLVPKEAVIRTGTQNRVVLVVGKGQYKSVEVSLGQVTNQFAQILDGVEVGEQVVISAQFLLDSESSIQSDFMRMSLAPEDNIQYKKADKIQDDDAPDNVDSADVEGVINQINLQTRVANISRGPIEKWGRGAATLDFVFADSVSLTELQQGDKIHFTFEIRDGDFLITDFALTPQEHNHD from the coding sequence ATGAAAACGTTATATGCCGTAATTGTTGGAGGCGTTGGCGGCGCCATATTAACCGCGACTATTTACTCACAATTTTTATCCACAGAAATGGATATGACTACATCCAGCTCTGCAGAGCCTAACCCTCTATATTGGGTAGCACCTATGGATCCCAATTATCGACGTGACGAACCTGGACAGTCACCTATGGGCATGGACCTAGTGCCTGTTTTTGCAGACTCTACGAAAGATGACGATCCTGGTGTGGTGCGAATTTCGCCAAGTGTAGTCAATAATTTAGGTGTTAGAACTGCAACGGTTAAGCTAGCGATACTTCAGGAGAGTATTAAAACCGTAGGTTACGTGCAATACAATGAAAATAATCTGTTGCATGTGCATCCTCGTGTTGAGGGCTGGATAGAAAAGCTTTACATCAAAGCCGCGGGTGAGCAGGTGAGTAAAGGCGAGCCTCTTTATGCTTTATATTCACCTGAACTTGTAAATGCACAGGAGGAGTATCTTCTAGCCAAAAAGCGCAACAATCAAGAGTTAACGCTAGCGGCAGAAAGTCGCTTGTTAGCATTACAAATGCCCGCAGAAAGCTTACGACAACTTAAAACCAATCAGGTAGTGCAACAAACCATCGTGTTTAAGGCTCCGCAATCAGGGGTGATCGACAACCTAGCCATTAGGGAAGGTTTTTTCGTAAAACCTGGCACCACTTTAATGTCTATCGGTGCATTGGATGATGTGTGGGTCAAAGCTGAGGTATTTGAACGTCAAGCAGCACAGGTTAAGGTCGGTCAGTTGGTTACTATGACGCTGGGCTTCGTGCCGGGAAAAACATGGCAAGGGCAAGTTGATTATGTCTACCCGACACTGGACGCTCAAACTCGGACGCTGAGTGTCAGGTTACGTTTTGCCAATGAGGATATGTTGCTTAAGCCAAATATGTTTGCACAGGTCATCATTCATAACGACTCTACACAGCAAAAATTATTGGTACCTAAAGAAGCGGTTATTCGCACCGGGACTCAAAATCGAGTGGTGTTAGTTGTGGGAAAAGGCCAATACAAATCTGTTGAGGTGAGTCTGGGACAAGTCACCAATCAGTTTGCGCAAATATTAGATGGCGTTGAAGTGGGTGAGCAAGTGGTGATTTCAGCGCAGTTTTTATTGGACTCTGAAAGCAGTATCCAATCTGATTTTATGCGTATGTCTTTAGCACCAGAAGATAATATTCAATATAAAAAAGCAGATAAGATTCAAGATGACGACGCCCCTGACAACGTAGACTCAGCAGATGTTGAAGGTGTGATTAACCAAATCAACCTGCAGACTCGGGTGGCGAATATTAGTCGTGGGCCTATTGAAAAGTGGGGGCGCGGTGCGGCAACGTTAGATTTTGTTTTTGCCGATAGTGTGTCTCTAACCGAATTACAACAAGGTGACAAAATACACTTCACTTTTGAAATTCGAGACGGTGACTTCTTGATCACTGATTTTGCGTTAACTCCTCAGGAGCATAATCATGATTGA
- a CDS encoding efflux RND transporter permease subunit, translated as MIERVIHWSISNRFFVLLATFIIIGFGLFAIRNTPVDALPDLSDVQVIIKTSYPGQSPQVIEDQVTYPLTTAMLSVPGAKTVRGFSFFGDSFVYIIFDDKTDLYWARSRVMEYLSQVAPRLPAAAKPQLGPDATGVGWIYLYALIDRTGKHDLSQLRSIQDWFLKFELQTVSGVSEVASIGGMVKQYQIIVDPDKLRAYDIPLSLIQLAIKQGNQEVGASVIEMAEAEYMVSASGYIQSIQDLALIPLGLNIKGTPLLLRDVADIRLGPQMRRGIAELDGEGEVAGAVVVMRFGENAQQTIAGVKQKLATLKDSLPEGVEIVTVYDRSDLITRAVDNLWSKLGEELLIVALVCAAFLFHIRSSIVAIISLPIGILVSFIIMYWQGVNANIMSLGGIAIAIGAMTDGAIVMIENMHKHIEKNPLTNDNRWQIVAKSASEVGPALFFSLLIITVSFLPVFILEAQEGRMFAPLAYTKTYAMAASAGLAITLVPVLMGYFIRGKIVSEKKNPLNRLLVAIYLPVLRLVLNNPKSTMVIMLMVAVVGFYPINKLGSEFIPPLDEGDLMYMPTTYAGLSIGKAREILQQTDKLIATVPEVKHVFGKIGRAETATDPAPLTMIETFIKLKPQDEWRAGMTTEKLREELDKLVQIPGLTNAWVMPIKTRIDMLATGIKTPVGIKVAGGDLAVIQRIGKDIEQILSQIPGTASVYSERVAGGRYIKVDIKRELASRYGLNISDVQQVISTAIGGMNVSESVEGLERYPINLRYLQSYRDSPEQLALLPIVTPSGQRIALGDVAKIYIEDGPPGIKSENARINGWTYIDIKDIDVGSYVENATQKLSSELDLPAGYSLTWAGQYEYMQRAKEKLAYVLPLTLAIIIVLLYLNFRSLPEVAIIIGTLPLALIGGVWLLYLEGFNLSVASGVGFIALAGVAAEIGVIMLVYLNQSYGELMQTHKNNHTQPSLEELVDTVMFGAGLRVRPVMMTVATIMIGLLPVLYGSGTGSEVMSRIAAPMVGGMASALVLSLIIVPVVYLLWRKQAIK; from the coding sequence ATGATTGAACGCGTTATTCATTGGTCAATTAGCAATAGGTTTTTTGTATTGCTGGCTACGTTTATCATTATTGGCTTTGGGTTGTTTGCGATACGTAATACACCTGTTGATGCCCTACCTGATTTGTCTGATGTGCAAGTTATCATTAAGACCAGTTATCCTGGGCAGTCTCCCCAAGTAATCGAAGATCAGGTGACTTACCCTCTGACTACTGCAATGTTGTCAGTCCCTGGGGCAAAAACGGTGCGTGGGTTTTCATTTTTTGGTGATTCTTTTGTGTACATCATCTTTGATGATAAAACCGACCTCTATTGGGCGCGCAGCAGAGTGATGGAATATCTGTCACAAGTCGCGCCACGTCTACCTGCAGCAGCAAAGCCGCAACTAGGCCCTGATGCAACTGGTGTGGGCTGGATTTATTTGTATGCATTAATAGACCGAACCGGTAAGCATGATCTTAGTCAGTTACGTTCAATTCAAGATTGGTTTCTCAAATTTGAGCTGCAGACAGTGTCTGGGGTATCTGAAGTCGCTTCGATTGGGGGGATGGTAAAGCAGTATCAAATTATAGTCGACCCAGACAAATTACGTGCCTATGACATCCCATTAAGTCTTATTCAACTAGCCATCAAACAGGGCAATCAGGAAGTGGGGGCCTCTGTGATTGAAATGGCTGAAGCTGAATATATGGTCAGTGCTTCTGGGTACATTCAATCGATTCAAGACTTAGCCCTTATTCCCTTGGGTTTGAATATTAAAGGCACGCCTTTGTTACTCAGAGACGTCGCGGATATTCGCCTTGGTCCACAAATGCGCAGAGGCATTGCAGAGCTTGATGGTGAAGGCGAAGTGGCAGGTGCTGTAGTGGTGATGCGCTTCGGTGAAAATGCACAACAAACCATTGCCGGGGTGAAGCAAAAATTAGCAACTTTAAAAGATAGCTTACCAGAGGGAGTTGAAATTGTGACGGTGTATGACCGTTCAGATTTGATTACTCGGGCGGTGGATAATCTATGGTCGAAACTAGGTGAGGAACTACTGATTGTTGCTTTAGTGTGCGCGGCGTTTTTGTTTCATATTCGTTCATCTATTGTGGCTATTATTAGTTTGCCGATAGGTATTTTAGTGTCGTTTATCATTATGTATTGGCAAGGCGTTAACGCTAATATTATGTCACTAGGGGGCATTGCAATAGCTATTGGTGCGATGACCGATGGCGCAATAGTGATGATTGAAAACATGCATAAACACATTGAAAAAAATCCCCTTACCAATGACAACCGTTGGCAGATAGTGGCAAAGTCTGCTTCTGAAGTAGGGCCTGCGTTATTTTTTAGCTTATTGATCATCACAGTGAGCTTCTTGCCGGTGTTTATTTTAGAGGCACAGGAAGGCAGAATGTTTGCTCCACTTGCCTATACTAAAACTTACGCCATGGCTGCCTCAGCAGGTTTAGCCATTACCTTAGTGCCTGTGCTGATGGGATATTTCATTCGCGGTAAAATTGTGAGCGAAAAGAAAAACCCTTTAAACAGATTATTAGTGGCTATTTACCTTCCTGTATTACGTTTAGTGCTAAATAACCCTAAGAGTACTATGGTGATTATGTTGATGGTTGCTGTGGTGGGCTTTTATCCTATTAATAAACTTGGAAGTGAATTTATTCCTCCTTTGGATGAAGGCGATTTAATGTATATGCCGACTACTTATGCTGGTTTATCAATAGGTAAGGCTCGTGAGATTTTACAACAAACAGATAAACTGATTGCCACCGTACCTGAAGTCAAACATGTATTCGGTAAAATAGGTCGCGCCGAAACGGCTACTGATCCTGCGCCTCTGACAATGATAGAGACCTTCATTAAGCTTAAGCCACAAGACGAATGGCGTGCAGGTATGACAACCGAAAAGCTGCGCGAAGAACTGGATAAGCTAGTTCAAATTCCTGGTTTGACAAATGCGTGGGTGATGCCAATAAAAACCCGCATCGATATGCTCGCAACAGGTATTAAGACACCCGTGGGTATAAAAGTAGCAGGTGGTGATTTAGCTGTTATTCAACGCATTGGAAAAGACATTGAGCAAATTCTTTCACAGATACCGGGTACAGCATCGGTGTACTCAGAAAGGGTCGCAGGTGGGCGTTATATTAAGGTTGATATTAAGCGTGAACTTGCATCTCGTTACGGTCTCAATATTTCAGATGTTCAACAAGTTATATCGACTGCTATTGGCGGTATGAATGTGTCCGAATCGGTAGAAGGCTTGGAGCGTTATCCCATTAACTTGCGTTACCTACAAAGTTATCGGGATTCACCAGAACAACTCGCATTGTTACCGATTGTCACGCCCAGTGGTCAACGCATAGCTTTAGGTGACGTAGCAAAAATATACATAGAAGATGGCCCGCCTGGAATAAAAAGTGAGAATGCGCGAATAAATGGCTGGACCTATATTGATATTAAAGACATTGATGTTGGAAGCTACGTTGAAAATGCTACCCAAAAGTTATCGTCAGAGTTGGATTTGCCAGCGGGGTATAGCTTAACTTGGGCAGGGCAATATGAATATATGCAGCGGGCTAAAGAGAAACTGGCCTATGTATTACCCTTAACACTGGCGATTATCATTGTTTTACTGTATCTAAACTTTCGCAGTCTTCCTGAAGTCGCCATTATCATTGGCACGTTGCCTTTGGCCCTAATCGGGGGTGTTTGGTTGCTATACTTAGAAGGCTTTAATCTTTCAGTGGCATCGGGTGTTGGTTTTATTGCATTGGCCGGTGTGGCAGCAGAAATAGGTGTGATCATGTTGGTGTATCTCAACCAGTCCTATGGTGAGTTAATGCAAACCCATAAAAATAACCACACTCAACCTAGTCTCGAAGAGTTGGTTGATACGGTCATGTTTGGCGCGGGTCTGAGGGTTAGGCCTGTGATGATGACGGTGGCCACCATAATGATAGGCTTATTACCGGTTTTATATGGCTCAGGCACGGGCTCAGAAGTGATGAGTCGAATTGCTGCACCAATGGTAGGAGGCATGGCTAGCGCGTTAGTATTGTCGTTAATTATTGTGCCTGTTGTTTATCTATTATGGCGCAAACAAGCTATTAAATGA
- a CDS encoding TolC family protein, producing MQQTHKFHNSWSSLRMFLALIGTLSFGVFADTTIQSTPIKSTTIPSITMQDAVKIAIQHDPWLTGNQLQEKALRASSKAANYLPDPMLSMGLLNLPSDGFAFNQEPMTQFKLGIAQAFPRGDSLAIKQQQLSYQADQYPYQREDRKAKILVTVSQLWLDATKADQIIRLIKRDRVLFEQLVDIVKASYSSAQGNTRQQDVISAKLELARLDDRLTAVNSQRDSALTNLSEWLPASAQLAVSDTFVENIALPLSPELGADIKLLLERTDNMGLLHLLGRHPSLLAIEQSAKAGNTAVKLAKQKYKPQWGVNASYAYRDDDPLGQSRADFFSLGITVDIPIFGSAQQDSEVAASRLTSQAIETDKRLLQQRMLAKMLSLYQQEIRFGQREDGFLNAILPQIQEQADASLNAYTHDDGDFSDVMRARIAQLTAQIDLIDIQIEKHKIRMQLGYFLDGHTNSFPQGEYR from the coding sequence ATGCAACAGACACATAAATTCCATAATTCGTGGTCATCGCTGCGTATGTTTTTAGCGCTGATTGGTACTTTATCCTTTGGCGTATTTGCGGACACAACTATCCAAAGCACTCCTATCAAAAGTACAACTATCCCAAGTATAACTATGCAAGACGCGGTAAAAATAGCGATTCAGCATGATCCTTGGTTAACGGGAAATCAGCTGCAAGAAAAAGCGCTTAGAGCCTCGAGTAAAGCAGCCAATTATTTACCAGACCCGATGCTTTCAATGGGCTTGCTAAATTTGCCATCTGATGGATTTGCATTTAACCAAGAGCCCATGACGCAGTTTAAACTGGGAATAGCTCAAGCCTTTCCTCGTGGTGACAGTTTGGCTATTAAGCAACAACAACTCAGCTATCAGGCTGACCAATATCCATATCAACGAGAAGATAGAAAAGCAAAAATACTGGTGACTGTTTCACAACTTTGGTTAGATGCGACTAAAGCTGATCAAATAATCCGCTTGATTAAGCGTGATCGGGTGCTCTTCGAGCAATTAGTCGATATCGTAAAAGCGAGTTATTCATCTGCTCAAGGTAATACTCGACAACAAGATGTCATAAGCGCAAAACTTGAGTTGGCACGATTAGATGACAGATTAACCGCTGTAAATAGCCAGCGTGATAGCGCACTGACAAACTTGTCTGAATGGCTTCCCGCATCTGCGCAACTGGCAGTATCTGACACATTTGTAGAAAACATTGCACTGCCATTATCCCCTGAACTGGGTGCTGACATAAAGCTACTTTTAGAACGAACCGACAACATGGGATTGTTGCACTTATTAGGGCGTCATCCCTCCCTACTTGCTATCGAACAATCAGCTAAGGCAGGCAACACGGCCGTTAAGTTAGCGAAACAAAAATACAAACCTCAGTGGGGTGTGAACGCCAGTTATGCCTACCGAGATGACGACCCACTTGGGCAAAGTCGTGCTGACTTCTTTTCTCTTGGTATTACTGTGGATATTCCTATTTTTGGTTCTGCACAACAAGACAGTGAAGTGGCTGCATCTCGCCTAACATCACAAGCAATAGAGACCGATAAACGTTTATTACAGCAACGAATGCTGGCCAAAATGTTAAGTTTATACCAACAAGAAATCCGCTTTGGACAACGTGAAGATGGCTTTTTAAACGCTATATTGCCACAAATTCAAGAGCAAGCTGATGCGTCTTTGAACGCCTATACCCATGATGATGGCGACTTTTCAGACGTGATGCGTGCTCGTATTGCTCAGCTCACTGCGCAAATCGATCTGATCGATATTCAAATTGAAAAGCACAAAATACGCATGCAACTTGGGTATTTTTTAGATGGCCACACAAATTCATTTCCCCAGGGAGAGTATCGATGA